The window GTTTTTTCGTTTTTGCTATCGCTCTTGGCGTAGCATTATGGTTTGCGATAAATTACGTTGATACATTTAGGCTTGAGTCAAGCTTTTATGATATCGGTGAGATATTTATGATGGCGACTGTTTTTTGTATTGCTTTTTATGTGATCGCAGCAATATTTGTTATTCCTATTAGAGCGATCAAAAAATCTTAATCATTCATCTAAGGACGAGATCCTTAGATGAATCTTGACTTCATTGTGTAAAATTTTTAGATTTTTGATTATTTATTTTAAAAATTTATTTATGAAATTTACCGCATTTATATTACTACTTCTAACAAGTATATTTTTAATAGCTTGCTCAGCTAATCAAGCAAACAAAAAGATAAGTAACTCTGAACTAGAAAACTTAGCTAAACAATATGGTGGAGTATATATATTTAATCAAAAATTTGTTGATGAGATAGAGAGAAGAGAAAAAGAAAGAAGCGATTATATGGATGATTTCTTTAGAAATAACAAAAGAAATTTTAAAAGAGCTGACCTAGAAATCATGGATCAAAAACTCCCTCAAACCCTCTCAAATGGTAAAAGATATTATGAAAATTCAACAGACTATGAAAACCAAACCAAAAAAAAGATAAAAATTCCAACACAATACAAAGAAAAGGTTATAAATTTTATAGGTATAGATAATTACAACAAATATAAACCAGGATTTGATCTAGGTTATTTTTGTATAGATAAAGAAGGCAATATCGAAGTAATAGATATGACAGTTGATTACTATATTGTAAAAACAGATTATGGACTATTTGGTGACGAAGGAAGGGGATTTAG of the Campylobacter concisus genome contains:
- a CDS encoding ATP-binding protein, producing MGTKILNFLFSWGFFVFAIALGVALWFAINYVDTFRLESSFYDIGEIFMMATVFCIAFYVIAAIFVIPIRAIKKS